From a single Opisthocomus hoazin isolate bOpiHoa1 chromosome 6, bOpiHoa1.hap1, whole genome shotgun sequence genomic region:
- the FAM204A gene encoding protein FAM204A isoform X2 — protein MWSGLLPPGLNESDADLSSDEGDESHSSFSKQDAKEDVERVQSSELQENGPESSASSEPPLLSVADGENESETCPSGVPLNLWNKFLELQKKNREMKTQANQGNKSRKRKRHKKEKWKKDNEVTKSQQLANEEKWKELTQYFGINDKFESPVNSRAPQKSGLELSIEKSVAEGDIDKAEELSDRLAIRELGVKIAKAAACRNFVKAKQEAEAAQEARKKKKLAWGFEAKKRWETKSNMGYM, from the exons ATGTGGAGTGGGCTGTTACCGCCAGGACTGAATGAAAGTGATGCTGACCTAAGCTCTGATGAGGGAGATGAATCGCATAGTTCTTTTTCAAAGCAAGATGCAAAAGAAGATGTCGAAAGAGTTCAGAGTTCAGAATTGCAGGAGAATGGACCTGAAAGTAGtgccagcagtgaaccccctttgCTGTCGGTGGCAGATGGAGAAAACGAATCTGAAACGTGCCCCTCTGGAGTTCCTTTAAACTTGTGGAAT AAATTTCTGGAGCTTCAGAAGAAAAACCGTGAAATGAAAACCCAAGCAAATCAGGGAAACAAAAGCCGAAAAAGAAAGCGCCACAAAAAAG AAAAATGGAAGAAGGACAATGAAGTGACTAAAAG TCAACAGTtggcaaatgaagaaaaatggaaagaacttACACAATACTTTGGAATCAATGATAAATTTGAATCACCTGTGAATAGCAGGGCTCCACAAAAG tctggccttgaacttAGCATAGAGAAGTCTGTGGCTGAAGGTGACATCGATAAGGCTGAGGAGCTGAGCGATAGATTAGCTATTCGTGAG CTTGGTGTGAAAATTGCCAAAGCTGCTGCTTGCCGCAACTTTGTAAAAGCCAAGCAAGAAGCAGAGGCTGCCCAAGAAGCTCGAAAGAAAAAGAAGCTTGCTTGGGG ATTTGAAGCCAAGAAAAGATGGGAAACAAAGAGCAACATGGGATATATGTAA
- the FAM204A gene encoding protein FAM204A isoform X1, which translates to MWSGLLPPGLNESDADLSSDEGDESHSSFSKQDAKEDVERVQSSELQENGPESSASSEPPLLSVADGENESETCPSGVPLNLWNKFLELQKKNREMKTQANQGNKSRKRKRHKKEKWKKDNEVTKSSQQLANEEKWKELTQYFGINDKFESPVNSRAPQKSGLELSIEKSVAEGDIDKAEELSDRLAIRELGVKIAKAAACRNFVKAKQEAEAAQEARKKKKLAWGFEAKKRWETKSNMGYM; encoded by the exons ATGTGGAGTGGGCTGTTACCGCCAGGACTGAATGAAAGTGATGCTGACCTAAGCTCTGATGAGGGAGATGAATCGCATAGTTCTTTTTCAAAGCAAGATGCAAAAGAAGATGTCGAAAGAGTTCAGAGTTCAGAATTGCAGGAGAATGGACCTGAAAGTAGtgccagcagtgaaccccctttgCTGTCGGTGGCAGATGGAGAAAACGAATCTGAAACGTGCCCCTCTGGAGTTCCTTTAAACTTGTGGAAT AAATTTCTGGAGCTTCAGAAGAAAAACCGTGAAATGAAAACCCAAGCAAATCAGGGAAACAAAAGCCGAAAAAGAAAGCGCCACAAAAAAG AAAAATGGAAGAAGGACAATGAAGTGACTAAAAG taGTCAACAGTtggcaaatgaagaaaaatggaaagaacttACACAATACTTTGGAATCAATGATAAATTTGAATCACCTGTGAATAGCAGGGCTCCACAAAAG tctggccttgaacttAGCATAGAGAAGTCTGTGGCTGAAGGTGACATCGATAAGGCTGAGGAGCTGAGCGATAGATTAGCTATTCGTGAG CTTGGTGTGAAAATTGCCAAAGCTGCTGCTTGCCGCAACTTTGTAAAAGCCAAGCAAGAAGCAGAGGCTGCCCAAGAAGCTCGAAAGAAAAAGAAGCTTGCTTGGGG ATTTGAAGCCAAGAAAAGATGGGAAACAAAGAGCAACATGGGATATATGTAA